A single window of Nicotiana sylvestris chromosome 3, ASM39365v2, whole genome shotgun sequence DNA harbors:
- the LOC138887801 gene encoding uncharacterized protein: protein MEDIFKIKQGDSELIREFVDRFQRERMMLPCVPDNWAAMAFASNLNEKSSEATRQLKKSLREFPETTWNDVYNRYNTKLRIEEDTITQSQKEERVSSRRAKTKKRSGKNRYEPYIGPVGRDSRSKQDNSRYDYRSRDRESGSSSRFGKERNAREMRDDDRGLKAKFGSYNFNVSTSELVAVLRSMRDKVRWPKEMRSNPNSRNPDFWCEFHNDHGHKTADCRLLQGEVDHLLKQGYLTELFSEKDKQPYMKNMQEPPKPSSPKRTVNVISGGQEINGVTYTAAKKVSKIIVTHGKRVRHVLEEESITFDDAYVDGILTPHNDALVISLLVYDTNVK from the coding sequence atggaggatattttcaaaataaagcaagGAGATTCGGAGCTGATTAGAGAATTCGTAgacagattccagcgtgaaaggatgatgttgccatgcgtacctgataactgggcggCTATGGCTTTTGCCAGTaatctaaatgaaaaaagttcagaagCCACGAGACAACTCAAGAAAAGTCTACGTGAATTTCCAGaaacaacttggaatgatgtttacaacagataCAACACGAAGCtgcggatagaagaagataccatCACTCAGTCTCAAAAAGAGGAGAGGGTAAGTTCAAGACGTGCTAAAACtaaaaaaaggtccggtaaaaacagGTATGAGCCCTACATAGGACCAGTAGGGAGAGACTCGCGTTCAAAGCAGGATAACTCAAGGTACGATTATAGATCGAGAGATAGAGAATCAGGTTCATCATCAAGGTTTGGAAAAGAGCGAAATGCACGAGAGATGCGAGATGATGATAGAGGCTTGAAGGCGAAGTTTGGCAGTTACAATTTCAATGTTAGCACATCAGAGTTAGTAGCAGTATTAAGAAGCATGAGAGATAAGGTgcgatggccaaaggaaatgagatcaaacccGAATAGCCGAAATCCTGAtttttggtgcgagtttcataacgATCATGGTCACAAAACGGCGGATTGTAGATTGCTACAAGGTGAAGTTGACCATTTGTTAAAGCAAGGATATCTAACCGAATTGTTTAGTGAAAAAGATAAGCAACCATATATGAAGAACATGCAGGAGCCCCCTAAACCCTCTTCACCCAAAAGGACTGTTAATGTTATAAGTGGAGGACAAGAAATTAATGGCGTGACATATACGGCAGCCAAGAAAGTTTCAAAAATTATAGTCACACACGGGAAGCGAGTTCGACATGTTTTGGAAGAAGAaagtattacatttgatgatgcatATGTAGATGGCATACTAACCCcacacaatgacgcactggtaatatctttacttgtatatgACACTAATGTGAAATGA